The genomic interval GAGCCGGGCCAGCACGGTACGCGCACCGGCGACCGAGACCTGCTGGCCGACGATCGCCCGGACGGCCATCTCGAAACCGTCCACCGCACGGGGTACCCGGATGCCGGGCTCCTTCGCCACCGCCTCGGCGAACGCGGGATCGGCGCCGAGCAGGGCGTCCACCGCCTCCGGGTCGGCGTCCAGGTCGAAGAGCCGGCGGCAGCGGGCCACCGCCGGGGCCAAATCGCGGACGTCGGTGAGCCGGAGGGTGGCGGCGACGTACCCGGGCATCGGGGTCAGGGCGATCTCGGCCGGTCCGTTCGGCAGCCGCAGGCCACGGCGGTACGACCCGGCGCCGACCTCCTCGATCCCGGGCACCGCCCGCAGGGCGAGGAAGTCCAGTAGCGCGTCGGCGTGCAGCGGTGCCCGGTAGGCGAGCCGCAGCGTGATCGTCCCCGGTACGCCGTTGCCGTTCGGGCCGCCCGTCGTGCCGTTGCCGTGCGGGCCGCCTGTTCTGCCGTTGCCGTTCGGGCCGCCCCGGACGGTCGCGGCCGCCAGATCAGCGCTGCGCAGCGGCCGGGAAGCACGGCGGGAGCCCGTACCGGCGGTGCGGCGGGCGGCGTCGCGCAGCGCGGACGGCGCGACCGCGTACACCTCGCGGATCGTGTCGTTGAACTGCCGTACGCTGCCGAAACCGGCGGCGAAGGCGATCTCGGCCAGGCCGAGGTCGGTCGTCTCGACCAGGATCCGGGCGGTCTGCGCCCGCTGGGCCCGGGCCAGCGCGAGCGGCCCGGCGCCCACCTCCGCGACCAGCATCCGGTTCAGGTGCCGCTCGGTGTAGCCGAGCCGGCTCGCCAGCCCCGGCACCCCCTCCCGGTCGACCACGCCGTCGGCGATCAGCCGCATCGCCCGGCCGACGACGTCGGCCCGGACGTTCCACTCCGGCGAACCGGGGGCGGCGTCCGGCCGGCACCGCCGGCAGGCGCGCAGTCCGGCCCGCTGGGCGGCGGCGGCCGACGGGTAGAACCGGACGTTGTGCCGCTTCGGGGTCGTCGCCGGGCAGGACGGCCGGCAGTAGATGCCGGTGGTGGTGACGCCGGTGTAGAACCAGCCGTCGAACCGCTGGTCCCGGCTGTCGACCGCCCGATAGCACCGCTCGAAGTCCAGCTCCATGCCTTCGATGGTGCACCGTGCCGGCCGCGCTGACTCGCGGAAATCGGACCTGGCCGTGCGTACCCGCACCCGGGTGGTCCGGGTCACCCGCCGGAACTGGCCCGGCCACGCCGCCACGCCGCCGCGCCGGCCCCGCCGCCACGCCGCCACCCCGCCACGCCGCCGCGCTGACCCCGCCGCCGTGCCGGCCGCGCCAGCGGTGCGGCCGCCGGTCTCGCCCGTCGCGGTGCCGGTCCGGCGGCGTCCGTAGACTTCATCCCGGGCCGGGCCGGTGGACCGCACCGGGTCGCGCGGAAGGTTACGAGAGAGGCAGTCGCGTTCGCATGACTTCACTGACCATCGGCATCGTCGGCCTGCCCAACGTCGGCAAGAGCACGCTCTTCAACGCGCTGACCAAGAACGACGTACTCGCGGCGAACTACCCGTTCGCCACGATCGAGCCGAACGTCGGGGTGGTCGGCCTGCCGGACGAGCGGCTGGACAAGCTCGCCGAGATCCACGGCTCGCAGAAGATCATCCCCGCGCCGGTCTCCTTCGTCGACATCGCCGGCCTGGTCCGGGGCGCGTCGAAGGGGCAGGGCCGCGGGAACGCGTTCCTGGCGAACATCCGGGACGCCGCCGCGATCTGCCAGGTCGTCCGGGTCTTCTCCGACCCGAACGTCGTACACGTCGACGGCAAGGTCTCGCCCGGCGACGACATCGAGACGATCAACACCGAGCTGATCCTGGCCGACCTCCAGACGATCGAGAAGGCACTGCCCCGGCTGGAGAAGGAGGCGAAGGTCCGCAAGGACCGGGCCGCCGCCGTCACCGCCGCGAAGAAGGCGGCCGAGCTGCTCGACACCGGGGTCACCCTCTACGCGGGCGCGGCCAACGCCGGGATCGAGGTCTCCGAGCTGCGCGAGCTGCACCTGCTGACCACCAAACCCTTCCTGTACGTCTTCAACGTCGACGAGGCGGAGCTGAACAACGCCGAC from Plantactinospora sp. BC1 carries:
- the ychF gene encoding redox-regulated ATPase YchF; amino-acid sequence: MTSLTIGIVGLPNVGKSTLFNALTKNDVLAANYPFATIEPNVGVVGLPDERLDKLAEIHGSQKIIPAPVSFVDIAGLVRGASKGQGRGNAFLANIRDAAAICQVVRVFSDPNVVHVDGKVSPGDDIETINTELILADLQTIEKALPRLEKEAKVRKDRAAAVTAAKKAAELLDTGVTLYAGAANAGIEVSELRELHLLTTKPFLYVFNVDEAELNNADLLDELRLLVAPAEAIFMDAKVESELTDLPPDEARELLESIGQSEPGLDQLIRVGFRTLGLQTYLTAGPKEARAWTIPIGATAPEAAGVIHSDFQRGFIKAEVVSYDDLVAAGSMAAAKAAGRVRIEGKDYVMQDGDVVEFRFNV